In Pseudofrankia saprophytica, one genomic interval encodes:
- a CDS encoding DUF5947 family protein yields the protein MIADAGPGVALDPGTAGGALHRTARRAGRAGARGAAAAAAAAAERCGLCAAPVPEPHRHLLDEREAGLLCVCQACALLFERDAAGRGHYVLVPRRRLALPGFVSGALGIPVGLAFFVVQADGRVIAHYPSPIGVTQGEIDKAVWDQAREQCDALGTLRPLVEAVLVNTAKGANEHWIVPIDLCYRLVAVVRKEWTGFSGGSTVWPAISEFFTALAPHGTSIHADAANASARTGT from the coding sequence GTGATCGCCGACGCCGGCCCAGGGGTGGCACTCGACCCGGGAACGGCCGGTGGCGCCCTGCACCGCACGGCTCGCCGGGCCGGGCGGGCTGGCGCGCGCGGCGCGGCGGCCGCGGCGGCCGCGGCGGCGGAGCGTTGCGGGCTGTGCGCGGCCCCGGTGCCGGAGCCCCACCGGCACCTGCTCGACGAGCGGGAGGCCGGTCTGCTGTGCGTGTGCCAGGCGTGCGCACTGCTGTTCGAACGCGACGCGGCGGGGCGCGGCCATTACGTCCTCGTCCCCCGCCGGCGGCTGGCCCTGCCCGGCTTCGTCTCCGGCGCGCTGGGGATACCGGTCGGGTTGGCCTTCTTCGTCGTTCAGGCCGACGGACGGGTAATCGCGCACTATCCGAGCCCGATCGGTGTCACTCAAGGAGAAATCGATAAGGCCGTCTGGGACCAGGCACGGGAGCAGTGCGACGCGCTGGGCACTCTGAGGCCGCTGGTAGAGGCGGTGCTGGTCAATACCGCCAAGGGTGCGAACGAGCACTGGATAGTCCCGATCGACCTCTGCTACCGGCTTGTCGCCGTCGTACGAAAAGAATGGACGGGATTTTCCGGAGGCAGCACAGTATGGCCCGCAATTAGCGAGTTCTTCACCGCGCTGGCCCCGCACGGCACATCCATCCACGCGGACGCGGCGAACGCATCCGCCAGGACGGGCACCTGA
- a CDS encoding DUF6893 family small protein codes for MRKSLMMVALAAAAGVTGRIAWDELPALRRYLKVRQM; via the coding sequence GTGCGGAAATCCCTGATGATGGTCGCGCTCGCGGCGGCTGCGGGCGTCACCGGCAGGATCGCCTGGGACGAGTTGCCGGCGTTGCGCCGGTACCTGAAGGTGCGGCAGATGTGA
- a CDS encoding carbamoyltransferase HypF: MTSSPADPAALDRPPATAVPGPAAPADALVRRRFIVRGVVQGVGFRPFVHATATGLGLAGSVRNDVAGVEVEVEGSPAAVEEFGRRLREDPPPLAEIEQLTVATLAPRGELGFTIAPSESSEPAAAGRAQAPADTATCDACLRELADPADRRYRHPFITCTHCGPRFTIITDLPYDRPVTTMAGFPMCADCAREYADPADRRFHAQPIACPACGPRLEFRDQDGRRVRGDEDALAEARRLLLAGGVLAVKGVGGYHLACLATDEAAVATLRRRKRRGGKPFAVMVADLATARALVELDDAETRLLTSPARPIVLARRRADAHPRPADEVAPGNPDLGLMLPYAPVHHLLFGHPAPIGAGAGTGGRPGAGTGVNAGAGLPDIAVLVMTSGNLAGEPIAADDDDATRRLAHLVDGWLCHDRPIHIPCDDSVVRVVDGIEVMVRRSRGYAPLPVRLPFAVPPTLAVGGDMKNACCLGSGRSAWLSGHIGDMDDLATLTAFGRAVTHLEHLTGVRPERLAADAHPRYRSRAWATERSRGRPVRFVQHHHAHIAAAMAERGLDGASPVIGFAFDGTGYGTDGAIWGGEVLVADYRGFQRFAHLGYVPLAGGDASVRRPYRMALAHLTAAGIVWDLDLPPVAAASAEEREVLARQLRGGFGTVPTSSVGRLFDAVSALLGVRQTVDFDAQAAIGLEALSRGGQPDGCRYRFELREPTSGGGPLVVDSAPVVRALVADRRRGVDAATAGAGFHEALVALVLSLAERARRELGLETVVLAGGVFLNALLLAGARRALLAAGFDVVSGRRVPPDDGGLSLGQLVVAAAGDRLDSDKRPAGPAAVDRMG; the protein is encoded by the coding sequence GTGACGTCGTCACCCGCCGACCCGGCCGCACTGGACCGGCCACCGGCCACCGCGGTGCCCGGACCTGCCGCGCCGGCCGACGCGCTGGTGCGCCGGCGGTTCATCGTGCGCGGCGTCGTGCAGGGCGTCGGCTTTCGCCCGTTCGTCCATGCCACGGCGACCGGCCTCGGCTTGGCCGGTTCGGTGCGCAACGACGTCGCCGGCGTCGAGGTGGAGGTCGAGGGCTCGCCCGCGGCCGTCGAGGAGTTCGGGCGCCGGCTGCGGGAGGATCCGCCACCACTTGCGGAGATCGAACAGCTGACGGTCGCCACGCTCGCGCCGCGCGGTGAGCTGGGCTTCACCATCGCCCCGTCCGAGTCATCCGAGCCGGCCGCCGCCGGCCGTGCCCAGGCGCCCGCCGACACGGCGACCTGCGACGCGTGCCTGCGCGAGCTGGCTGACCCCGCGGACCGGCGCTACCGGCACCCGTTCATCACCTGCACCCACTGCGGCCCGAGATTCACCATCATCACCGATCTGCCCTACGACCGGCCGGTGACGACGATGGCCGGATTCCCCATGTGCGCCGACTGCGCCCGCGAGTACGCCGACCCGGCGGACCGGCGTTTCCACGCCCAGCCGATCGCCTGCCCGGCCTGCGGGCCCCGGCTGGAGTTCCGCGACCAGGATGGGCGCCGCGTGCGCGGGGACGAGGACGCGCTCGCCGAGGCCCGGCGGCTGCTCCTCGCCGGGGGCGTGCTCGCGGTGAAGGGCGTCGGCGGATACCACCTGGCGTGCCTCGCCACCGACGAGGCGGCGGTCGCGACGCTGCGCCGCCGCAAGCGGCGCGGCGGCAAGCCCTTCGCCGTGATGGTCGCCGACCTCGCGACCGCGCGGGCGCTGGTCGAGCTCGACGACGCCGAGACCCGCCTGCTGACCAGCCCAGCCAGGCCGATCGTGTTGGCCCGGCGCCGAGCCGACGCGCACCCCCGGCCGGCGGACGAGGTCGCGCCGGGCAACCCTGACCTGGGGCTCATGCTGCCCTACGCCCCCGTGCACCACCTCCTGTTCGGCCACCCCGCCCCTATCGGAGCTGGCGCCGGCACCGGTGGCCGCCCCGGCGCCGGCACCGGTGTCAATGCCGGTGCCGGCCTTCCCGACATCGCCGTGCTGGTGATGACCTCGGGCAACCTCGCCGGGGAGCCGATCGCCGCCGATGACGACGACGCCACGCGGCGGCTGGCGCACCTGGTGGATGGCTGGCTGTGCCACGACCGTCCCATCCACATCCCGTGCGACGACTCGGTGGTGCGGGTCGTCGACGGGATCGAGGTGATGGTCCGCCGGTCCCGGGGGTACGCGCCGTTGCCGGTCCGGCTGCCCTTCGCCGTCCCGCCGACGCTGGCGGTCGGGGGCGACATGAAGAACGCCTGCTGCCTCGGCTCCGGCCGTTCGGCGTGGCTGTCCGGCCACATCGGCGACATGGACGACCTCGCGACCCTGACCGCGTTCGGTAGGGCGGTGACGCACCTGGAGCACCTGACCGGGGTGCGGCCGGAGCGGCTGGCCGCCGACGCGCATCCCCGATACCGCTCACGCGCCTGGGCGACGGAGAGATCCCGCGGCCGGCCCGTCCGGTTCGTGCAGCATCACCACGCGCACATCGCGGCGGCGATGGCCGAACGGGGCCTCGACGGCGCCAGCCCGGTCATCGGCTTCGCCTTCGACGGAACGGGATACGGCACCGACGGCGCGATCTGGGGCGGTGAGGTGCTGGTCGCCGACTACCGGGGGTTCCAACGGTTCGCCCATCTTGGGTACGTCCCCCTGGCCGGCGGCGACGCGAGCGTCCGGCGTCCCTACCGGATGGCGCTGGCGCATCTGACCGCCGCCGGGATCGTCTGGGACCTCGACCTTCCACCGGTGGCGGCGGCGTCGGCCGAGGAGCGCGAGGTGCTCGCCCGGCAGCTGCGCGGCGGGTTCGGCACCGTTCCCACGTCGAGTGTGGGCAGGCTGTTCGACGCGGTCAGCGCGCTGCTCGGCGTGCGCCAGACCGTGGACTTCGACGCGCAGGCCGCGATCGGGCTGGAGGCACTGTCCCGCGGCGGCCAGCCGGACGGGTGCCGTTACCGCTTCGAGCTGCGGGAGCCGACCAGCGGCGGCGGCCCGCTGGTCGTCGATTCGGCGCCGGTGGTGCGGGCGCTGGTGGCCGACCGGCGCCGGGGCGTCGACGCCGCCACGGCCGGCGCGGGGTTCCACGAGGCGCTCGTCGCGCTGGTCCTGTCGCTGGCCGAGCGGGCGCGGCGCGAGCTGGGGCTGGAGACGGTGGTGCTGGCCGGCGGCGTGTTCCTGAACGCGCTGTTGCTCGCCGGTGCCCGGCGAGCGCTGCTGGCTGCGGGCTTCGACGTGGTGAGCGGCCGGCGGGTGCCGCCCGATGACGGTGGCCTGTCGCTCGGCCAGCTCGTCGTGGCGGCCGCCGGCGACCGGCTGGATTCCGACAAGCGGCCGGCAGGACCGGCCGCGGTGGACAGGATGGGGTGA
- a CDS encoding HypC/HybG/HupF family hydrogenase formation chaperone — protein MCLAVPGRVVRTFERHGTPMAEVDFGGVRKDVCLVYLPEVAVDDYVIVHVGFAIQRLDERRALETLAEFRRFGLLDEEFANKELANEELADEEAVAP, from the coding sequence GTGTGTCTGGCGGTGCCGGGCAGGGTTGTCCGGACGTTTGAGCGGCACGGGACGCCGATGGCCGAGGTCGACTTCGGCGGGGTCCGCAAGGACGTCTGCCTGGTGTATCTCCCCGAGGTCGCCGTCGACGACTACGTGATCGTGCATGTCGGCTTCGCCATCCAGCGGCTGGACGAGCGGCGTGCGCTGGAGACGCTCGCCGAGTTCCGGCGGTTCGGCCTGCTCGACGAGGAGTTCGCGAACAAGGAGCTCGCGAATGAGGAGCTCGCGGATGAGGAGGCGGTAGCGCCGTGA
- the hypD gene encoding hydrogenase formation protein HypD, translating to MRYLEEFRDPELAERLLTEIHAVTTRPWALMEVCGGQTHSIIRHGIDQLLPKSIELIHGPGCPVCVTPLEIIDKALEIASRPEVIFCSFGDMLRVPGSRSDLFQVKSAGGDIRVVYSPLDAVTLAVDNPNRQVVFFGIGFETTAPANAMAVYQAQQLGLRNFSLLVSHVLVPPAIAAIMESPACRVQAFLAAGHVCSVMGTDEYPPLAERYRVPIVVTGFEPLDILEGVRRAVIQLEAGRHAVDNAYPRAVLTEGNPAARAMLRAVFEVTDRAWRGIGTIPRSGWRLSPAYQEFDAELRFDVGDLRADESTACRSGEVLQGLIKPHECAAFGAECTPRHPLGATMVSSEGACAAYYLYRRLEPARAGAR from the coding sequence GTGAGGTATCTGGAGGAGTTCCGGGACCCCGAGCTGGCCGAGCGCCTGCTGACGGAGATCCATGCGGTGACCACCCGGCCGTGGGCGCTCATGGAGGTCTGTGGCGGGCAGACGCATTCCATCATTCGCCATGGCATCGACCAGTTGCTTCCCAAGAGCATCGAGCTGATCCACGGTCCCGGCTGCCCGGTCTGCGTCACGCCACTGGAAATCATCGACAAGGCCCTGGAGATCGCCTCCCGACCCGAGGTCATCTTCTGCTCCTTCGGCGACATGCTGCGCGTCCCCGGCAGCCGGTCGGACCTGTTCCAGGTGAAGAGCGCGGGTGGCGACATCCGGGTGGTCTACTCGCCGCTGGACGCCGTCACGCTGGCGGTCGACAACCCCAACCGGCAGGTCGTGTTCTTCGGCATCGGTTTCGAGACCACGGCGCCGGCCAACGCCATGGCCGTCTATCAGGCCCAACAGCTGGGCCTACGCAACTTCTCGCTGCTGGTCTCCCACGTCCTGGTACCGCCGGCGATCGCGGCGATCATGGAGTCGCCCGCGTGCCGGGTCCAGGCCTTCCTCGCCGCCGGACATGTGTGCAGCGTGATGGGCACCGACGAGTACCCGCCGCTGGCCGAGCGGTACCGGGTACCGATCGTGGTCACCGGCTTCGAGCCGCTCGACATCCTCGAGGGCGTCCGCCGAGCGGTGATCCAACTGGAGGCGGGGCGGCACGCCGTCGACAACGCCTACCCCCGCGCCGTGCTGACCGAGGGCAATCCCGCCGCGCGCGCGATGCTGCGCGCCGTGTTCGAGGTGACCGACCGGGCCTGGCGCGGGATCGGCACCATCCCGCGTTCCGGCTGGCGGCTCTCCCCCGCGTACCAGGAGTTCGACGCCGAGCTCCGCTTCGACGTCGGCGACCTGCGCGCCGACGAGTCCACCGCGTGCAGGTCGGGCGAGGTGCTGCAGGGCCTCATCAAGCCGCACGAATGCGCCGCGTTCGGCGCCGAGTGCACCCCGCGCCACCCGTTGGGAGCGACGATGGTCTCCTCCGAGGGCGCCTGCGCGGCCTACTACCTGTACCGGCGGCTGGAACCGGCCCGGGCGGGTGCCCGGTGA
- the hypE gene encoding hydrogenase expression/formation protein HypE, with the protein MTTETVDPAAWSCPAPLRDSPTIVMGHGGGGAMSAELVEHLFLPAFGEAGATELDDCAVLAVGSARLAFSTDSYVVSPLFFPGGSIGELAVNGTVNDLAMSGARPLCLSTAFILEEGTPLADLARIATAMGEAARRAGVRLATGDTKVVDAGHGHGVFVNTAGIGVIPDGVDIRPARVRPGDAVLVSGDLGVHGIAVLSCREGLKFGTTLESDTAPLHGLVAAMLDQGSSGAPGSPGRPAGVHALRDPTRGGLAASLNEIARAAGVGIDIVERSVPVPAAVADACGILGLDPLYVANEGKLVAFVAGDDADRVLAAMRRHPHGRGAAMIGTVVEEHPAMVVAKTAFGATRVVDLPVGEQLPRIC; encoded by the coding sequence ATGACCACCGAGACGGTGGATCCAGCGGCCTGGAGCTGCCCGGCGCCGTTGCGGGACTCACCCACCATCGTGATGGGACACGGCGGGGGCGGCGCGATGTCCGCCGAGCTGGTCGAGCATCTGTTCCTGCCCGCCTTCGGGGAGGCGGGGGCGACCGAGCTGGACGACTGCGCCGTGCTCGCCGTCGGGTCGGCTCGGCTCGCCTTCTCCACGGACTCCTACGTGGTGAGCCCGCTGTTCTTCCCCGGCGGGTCGATCGGCGAGTTGGCCGTGAACGGCACGGTCAACGACCTGGCCATGTCCGGGGCCAGGCCGTTGTGCCTGTCGACGGCGTTCATCCTCGAGGAGGGGACGCCGCTGGCCGATCTGGCGCGGATCGCGACAGCCATGGGTGAGGCCGCCCGCCGGGCCGGGGTGCGGCTGGCCACGGGCGACACCAAGGTCGTCGACGCCGGCCACGGCCACGGCGTCTTCGTGAACACCGCGGGGATCGGGGTGATCCCTGACGGAGTCGACATCCGCCCCGCCCGGGTCCGCCCCGGTGACGCGGTCCTGGTCAGCGGCGATCTCGGCGTGCACGGCATCGCCGTGCTGAGCTGTCGGGAGGGCCTGAAGTTCGGCACGACCCTGGAGAGCGACACCGCGCCCTTGCACGGCCTGGTCGCGGCCATGCTCGACCAGGGCTCATCGGGCGCCCCGGGCTCACCGGGTCGGCCCGCCGGCGTGCATGCTCTGCGTGATCCCACCCGGGGCGGTCTGGCGGCCTCGCTGAACGAGATCGCCCGCGCGGCCGGCGTGGGCATCGACATCGTGGAGCGGTCCGTCCCGGTTCCGGCCGCGGTCGCGGATGCCTGCGGCATCCTCGGCCTCGACCCGCTGTATGTGGCGAACGAGGGCAAACTCGTCGCGTTCGTCGCGGGCGACGACGCGGACCGGGTGCTGGCGGCCATGCGTCGCCATCCACATGGCCGCGGCGCGGCGATGATCGGAACGGTCGTCGAGGAGCACCCGGCGATGGTGGTCGCCAAGACGGCGTTCGGGGCGACGCGCGTCGTCGATCTCCCGGTCGGCGAGCAGCTCCCCCGCATCTGCTGA
- a CDS encoding SAM-dependent methyltransferase has protein sequence MSDARSEKQVDEARAADLRVDVPHTARIYDYLLGGKDNFPADREAAERTLAVSPLTRPSALANRAFLHRATRFLAVEAGIRQFLDIGTGIPTSPNLHEVAQGVAPDARVVYVDNDPIVLVHARALLTSSPEGRTGYIDADLRDPAKVLGSIDFRATIDLSQPVALTIFGVLHFIADTSDPHGLVRRYLDALPSGSFLALTHGSLDFDPESVQRGADVYEKRGISSWPRPRAEIERFFDGLELVEPGLVPMHLWRPDGTDSRDPAPAGVVGYGGVARKP, from the coding sequence GTGAGCGACGCGCGGTCGGAGAAACAGGTCGACGAGGCGCGCGCCGCGGACCTTCGCGTGGACGTGCCACACACGGCCCGGATCTATGACTACCTGCTCGGCGGCAAGGACAACTTCCCCGCCGACCGGGAGGCGGCCGAGAGGACGTTGGCGGTTTCACCGCTCACACGCCCCTCCGCGTTGGCCAACCGGGCCTTCCTGCATCGAGCCACCCGGTTTCTGGCGGTCGAGGCCGGCATCCGCCAGTTCCTCGATATCGGAACCGGTATTCCCACCTCGCCGAACCTGCACGAGGTCGCCCAGGGCGTCGCACCGGACGCGCGCGTCGTCTATGTGGACAACGACCCCATCGTCCTGGTCCACGCCCGCGCGTTGCTGACCAGCAGCCCTGAGGGCAGGACGGGCTACATCGACGCCGATCTGCGCGATCCGGCGAAGGTCCTGGGTTCCATCGACTTTCGCGCGACGATCGACCTTTCCCAGCCCGTCGCCCTGACCATCTTCGGGGTTCTGCACTTCATCGCCGACACCAGCGACCCGCACGGTCTCGTCCGTCGCTACCTGGACGCCCTGCCCTCCGGAAGCTTCCTGGCGCTCACTCATGGCTCCCTCGACTTCGACCCGGAGAGTGTGCAGCGAGGCGCGGACGTCTACGAGAAGCGCGGGATCTCATCCTGGCCGCGTCCGCGCGCGGAGATAGAACGGTTCTTCGACGGTCTTGAGCTCGTCGAACCGGGCCTGGTCCCCATGCATCTCTGGCGGCCCGACGGCACGGACTCGCGGGATCCGGCCCCGGCGGGCGTCGTGGGGTACGGCGGCGTAGCCCGGAAGCCATGA
- the lysX gene encoding bifunctional lysylphosphatidylglycerol synthetase/lysine--tRNA ligase LysX, producing MTKATLRVATVTQFAPTPTDGPAGAAPSRGAPSRGALLDGWRDAVASVVARVLLAAACWSLVSLALRRAHWARRVDDLFGLVNLPVSPSLFSTALLFIVAGAARRRMRAALWLLLAFQAVAAGYLIVVLVASLTGARGVRDLTALGTVYLVVNATLTAAAVALLWLSRPAFSSRLEPGARWRALGVLVTGLTASVALAVTLTLLFPGHLTGSTRRIVWGARAALGVEPNSSEVGWRGQQGHHWVAALAGLISAVSLITAAVVFLRSARAKGYLTAADELAVRGLLLRAGQRDSLGYFATRHDKSVIFSPRGDGAVTYRLLAAVSLASADPIGPRSAWAGAIEAWLAETRRFGWFPAVLAASEEGARAYVTAGLKALPVGDEAIIEVAEFSLEGATMEPVRRAVRRVRRAGYTFTVARHGTLSAGELAEIERRAEDWRGDDTERGFSMALGRLGDPADEACVAVLARDEAGRLRGVLSLVPWGSHGLSLDLMRRDRGAENGLVEAMVAALVQAARDELGVRAISLNFAAFREVFSAAERVGARPGARLGARLLTFASRFWQIEGLYRSNARYLPRWTPRYLCYDSALTLTRVALVAGMAEGFLPALAGPREREPNAVVEYDGREMPFTEAVAAQRRSAVQLVTPRRQLGEQQRVRCAKLDLLRAAGMDPYPVAVPRDSDLADLVDRFGALTPGTRTGCRVSVTGRVRALRNHGGLIFAVLRDGDASIQAMVDRARLDPAAHRLFRAAVDLGDHLSVTGEVVTSRRGELSVLVDEWRMAAKCLRPLPDARAGFTDPDARARQRHVDLIVNPAARRMLTDRSRAVGEIRRFFADRRFTEVETPMLQAIHGGANARPFVTHINAYDSTLYLRIAPELYLKRLCVGGMRRVFELNRNFRNEGADATHNPEFTSVEAYEAYSDYLAMRDLTRDLVIAVATAVYGVPIARRPGPDGRTVDVDLSGPWRSVTVHDAVSAAAGHPVTVDTPRDELAALCRKQGITPPFDATAGALVAALYDELVEPATTDPTFYLDFPTETSPLTRAHRRDPRLAERWDLVAFGAEIGTAYSELVDPVDQRARLTEQSLLAAADPEAMQLDEAFLSALEYAMPPTGGLGIGVDRLVMMLTGASIRQTLAFPFVRPA from the coding sequence GTGACGAAGGCTACCCTGCGTGTCGCCACGGTGACACAATTCGCCCCCACGCCGACGGACGGCCCGGCGGGTGCGGCGCCCTCCCGGGGTGCGCCCTCCCGGGGCGCGCTGCTCGACGGCTGGCGGGACGCTGTGGCGTCGGTGGTGGCCCGGGTCCTGCTCGCGGCGGCGTGCTGGTCGCTGGTCAGCCTGGCCCTGCGGCGGGCCCACTGGGCGCGCCGCGTCGACGACCTGTTCGGGCTGGTCAACCTTCCGGTGAGCCCGAGCCTGTTCTCGACAGCCCTGCTGTTCATCGTCGCGGGCGCGGCCCGCCGGCGGATGCGGGCCGCGCTCTGGCTGTTGCTGGCGTTCCAGGCCGTCGCGGCCGGCTATCTGATCGTGGTGCTGGTCGCCAGCCTGACCGGCGCGCGCGGCGTCCGGGACCTGACGGCGCTGGGCACGGTCTACCTGGTGGTCAACGCGACGTTGACGGCGGCGGCCGTAGCACTGCTGTGGTTGAGCCGGCCGGCGTTCTCCTCCCGGCTGGAGCCCGGCGCGCGGTGGCGGGCGCTCGGAGTGCTGGTGACCGGGCTGACGGCGTCGGTGGCGTTGGCGGTGACGCTCACGCTGCTGTTCCCTGGCCACCTGACCGGCTCGACCCGCAGGATCGTGTGGGGAGCGCGGGCGGCGCTCGGCGTCGAGCCGAACTCGTCGGAGGTGGGCTGGCGAGGGCAGCAGGGCCACCACTGGGTCGCCGCGTTGGCCGGCCTGATCTCCGCCGTCTCCCTCATCACCGCGGCCGTGGTCTTCCTGCGGTCCGCCCGGGCCAAGGGCTATCTCACGGCGGCCGACGAGCTGGCGGTGCGCGGGCTGCTGCTGCGCGCCGGGCAGCGGGACTCGCTCGGCTATTTCGCCACCCGCCACGACAAGTCCGTGATCTTCTCGCCCCGCGGCGACGGCGCCGTCACCTACCGGCTGCTCGCCGCCGTCAGCCTGGCCAGCGCCGACCCGATCGGACCGCGCTCGGCGTGGGCGGGCGCGATCGAGGCGTGGCTCGCCGAGACCCGCCGGTTCGGCTGGTTCCCCGCGGTGCTGGCGGCCAGCGAGGAAGGCGCCCGAGCCTACGTCACGGCCGGGCTCAAGGCGCTGCCGGTCGGGGACGAGGCGATCATCGAAGTCGCCGAGTTCAGCCTGGAGGGCGCGACGATGGAGCCGGTCCGGCGGGCGGTCCGCCGGGTCCGCCGAGCCGGCTACACCTTCACCGTCGCCCGGCACGGGACCCTGTCCGCGGGCGAGCTCGCCGAGATCGAGCGCCGGGCCGAGGACTGGCGCGGCGACGACACCGAGCGCGGGTTCTCGATGGCGCTCGGGCGGCTCGGCGACCCGGCGGACGAGGCGTGCGTCGCCGTGCTCGCCCGCGACGAGGCCGGCCGGCTGCGCGGTGTGCTCTCGCTGGTTCCGTGGGGCTCGCACGGCCTGTCGCTCGACCTGATGCGCCGCGACCGGGGGGCGGAGAACGGGCTGGTCGAGGCGATGGTCGCCGCCCTCGTCCAGGCGGCGCGCGACGAGCTCGGCGTGCGGGCGATCTCGCTGAACTTCGCGGCGTTCCGGGAGGTCTTCAGCGCGGCCGAACGGGTCGGCGCCCGGCCCGGCGCACGGCTGGGCGCCCGGCTGCTCACGTTCGCCTCCCGGTTCTGGCAGATCGAGGGCCTGTACCGCTCGAACGCCCGCTATCTGCCGCGGTGGACGCCCCGCTACCTGTGCTACGACTCCGCGCTCACCCTGACGAGGGTCGCGCTCGTCGCCGGGATGGCCGAGGGATTCCTGCCGGCGCTGGCCGGTCCCCGGGAACGTGAACCGAACGCGGTCGTCGAGTACGACGGGCGGGAGATGCCCTTCACCGAGGCGGTCGCGGCGCAGCGGCGCTCGGCGGTCCAGCTCGTCACGCCCCGGCGCCAGCTGGGCGAGCAGCAGCGGGTGCGGTGCGCCAAGCTCGACCTGCTGCGGGCCGCGGGCATGGACCCCTACCCGGTGGCCGTCCCGCGCGACAGCGATCTCGCCGATCTCGTCGACCGGTTCGGCGCCCTGACGCCCGGCACGCGGACCGGCTGCCGGGTGTCGGTGACGGGACGGGTCCGCGCGCTGCGCAACCACGGCGGCCTGATCTTCGCCGTCCTGCGGGACGGTGACGCGTCGATCCAGGCGATGGTCGACCGCGCCCGGCTCGATCCGGCCGCGCATCGGCTGTTCCGCGCGGCCGTCGATCTCGGCGACCACCTGAGCGTGACCGGCGAGGTGGTGACGTCACGCCGCGGCGAGCTGTCGGTGCTGGTGGACGAGTGGCGGATGGCGGCGAAATGCCTGCGGCCGCTGCCAGACGCCCGGGCCGGGTTCACCGACCCCGACGCCAGGGCCCGGCAGCGCCACGTCGACCTGATCGTCAACCCCGCCGCCCGGCGGATGCTCACCGACCGCTCCCGGGCCGTCGGCGAGATCCGCCGCTTCTTCGCCGACAGGCGGTTCACCGAGGTCGAGACGCCGATGCTGCAGGCGATCCACGGCGGCGCGAACGCCCGGCCGTTCGTCACCCACATCAACGCCTATGACTCCACGCTCTACCTGCGGATCGCGCCGGAGCTGTACCTGAAGCGGCTGTGCGTCGGCGGGATGCGGCGGGTCTTCGAGTTGAACAGGAACTTCCGCAACGAGGGCGCCGACGCCACGCACAATCCCGAGTTCACCTCGGTCGAGGCGTACGAGGCCTACAGCGACTACCTGGCGATGCGCGACCTCACCCGCGACCTGGTCATCGCCGTCGCCACCGCCGTCTACGGCGTGCCGATCGCGCGCCGACCCGGGCCGGACGGCCGGACCGTCGACGTCGACCTGTCGGGGCCGTGGCGATCGGTCACCGTGCACGACGCCGTCTCCGCCGCCGCCGGTCATCCTGTCACCGTCGACACGCCCCGGGACGAGCTCGCCGCGCTGTGCCGCAAGCAGGGCATCACCCCGCCCTTCGACGCGACCGCCGGCGCGCTCGTCGCGGCGCTCTACGACGAGCTCGTCGAGCCCGCGACCACCGACCCGACCTTCTACCTCGACTTCCCGACCGAGACCTCCCCGCTGACCCGGGCCCACCGCCGAGATCCCCGGCTGGCCGAACGCTGGGACCTGGTCGCCTTCGGCGCCGAGATCGGCACGGCCTACTCCGAGCTCGTCGACCCGGTCGACCAGCGGGCCCGGCTCACCGAACAGTCGCTGCTCGCCGCCGCGGACCCGGAGGCGATGCAGCTCGACGAGGCGTTCCTCTCCGCCCTCGAGTACGCGATGCCGCCGACTGGTGGCCTGGGAATCGGGGTCGACCGGCTGGTCATGATGCTGACCGGGGCCTCCATCCGCCAGACGCTGGCGTTCCCGTTCGTCCGGCCCGCGTAG
- a CDS encoding NADPH-dependent FMN reductase: MPRLQIIVGSTRPTRAADLVVPWVVSEADACGRFDQVEVLDLRDWPLPIFAEHFGTIGDFADPTYSAPVVKAWNDKIKEGDAYLVITTEYNHSIPGVLKNALDSVWVSFGFRNKPVASVGYSAGISGAIRAIEHLAQIFVEAEAVPLRNSVVLPAVSTAFGDDGRPVDPMARVSLDLLLEDLEWWADVLRSARAQGEPAPSHLRVQTGLAALTEPASR; this comes from the coding sequence ATGCCCAGGCTGCAGATCATCGTCGGTAGCACCCGTCCCACCCGCGCCGCGGACCTGGTGGTGCCCTGGGTGGTCTCGGAAGCGGACGCCTGCGGGCGGTTCGACCAGGTAGAGGTCCTGGACCTCCGTGACTGGCCGCTGCCGATCTTCGCTGAGCATTTCGGCACCATCGGTGACTTCGCCGACCCGACCTACTCCGCGCCGGTCGTGAAGGCGTGGAACGACAAGATCAAGGAAGGTGACGCCTACCTGGTGATCACGACCGAGTACAACCACAGCATTCCCGGCGTGCTCAAGAACGCCCTGGACAGCGTGTGGGTGTCCTTCGGTTTCCGTAACAAGCCGGTGGCGTCGGTCGGCTACAGCGCGGGAATCTCCGGGGCCATCCGGGCGATCGAGCATCTCGCGCAGATCTTCGTCGAGGCCGAGGCCGTACCGCTGCGCAACTCGGTCGTGCTGCCGGCGGTGAGTACCGCCTTCGGCGACGACGGCCGGCCAGTGGATCCGATGGCGCGGGTCAGCCTGGATCTCCTGCTGGAAGATCTCGAATGGTGGGCGGACGTCCTGCGGTCGGCGCGGGCGCAGGGCGAGCCGGCTCCGAGCCACCTGCGAGTCCAGACGGGACTCGCGGCGCTGACCGAGCCCGCCAGCCGCTGA